The following proteins are co-located in the Vigna angularis cultivar LongXiaoDou No.4 chromosome 2, ASM1680809v1, whole genome shotgun sequence genome:
- the LOC108329366 gene encoding DNA gyrase subunit B, chloroplastic/mitochondrial isoform X1, which produces MAQVLLYRPPLLRFMASRFFTRSSFHTRFSSLPSSTLTKTRTSFHLRKSWVPCSVSITATPRAFMSSVPTTEAFQKSESSTAYGSDQIQVLEGLDPVRKRPGMYIGSTGPRGLHHLVYEILDNAVDEAQGGFASRIDVVLLADGSVSITDNGRGIPTDLHPVTNKSALETVLTVLHAGGKFGGANSGYSVSGGLHGVGLSVVNALSESLEITVWRDGMEYTQKYSRGKPVTILKCLVLPDERKDNRGTRVRFWPDKEVFTTAIEFDYSTIAGRIRELAFLNPKLTITLQKEDNDPNKAQYNKYFYAGGLVEYVKWLNADKKALHDVLSFRKETDGIAVDIAFQWCEDAYSDTILGYANSIRTIDGGTHIEAMKASITRTLNGLGKKSKVIKDKDITLSGEHVREGLTCVVSVKVPNPEFEGQTKTRLGNPEVRKVVDQSIHDYLTEYLELHPDVLDSILSKALNAFKAALAAKRARELVRQKSVLRSSSLPGKLADCSSSNPEECEIFIVEGDSAGGSAKQGRDRRFQAILPLRGKILNIERRDEAAMYKNEEIQNLILGLGLGVKGEDFKKDALRYHKIIILTDADVDGAHIRTLLLTFFFRYQKALFDEGCIYVGVPPLYKVVRGKQVHYCYDEADRKKLQKSFPPNASYNMQRFKGLGEMMPLQLWETTMDPERRLLKQLKVEDAAEASVVFSSLMGTQVDIRKELIRNSATMIDLHQLDI; this is translated from the exons ATGGCGCAAGTTCTTCTGTATCGTCCTCCTCTGCTTCGCTTCATGGCTTCTCGCTTCTTCACCCGCTCTTCCTTCCATACGCGTTTTTCTTCTCTCCCTTCTTCTACTCTCACCAAAACCAG GACGAGTTTTCATCTGAGAAAATCATGGGTTCCCTGCTCGGTTTCAATTACTGCTACCCCAAGGGCGTTTATGTCTTCTGTTCCTACCACTGAAGCTTTTCAGAAAAGTGAAAGTTCCACAGCTTATGGTTCTGATCAAATTCAG GTGCTGGAAGGCTTGGACCCTGTGAGGAAAAGGCCCGGGATGTACATTGGAAGCACTGGCCCTCGAGGGTTGCACCATTTG GTGTATGAAATTTTGGATAATGCTGTTGATGAAGCTCAAGGTGGGTTTGCTTCCAGGATTGATGTTGTTTTGCTTGCAGATGGTTCTGTGAGCATCACTGACAATGGTCGTGGG ATTCCCACTGACTTGCATCCAGTTACAAATAAATCTGCCTTGGAGACAGTGTTGACG GTCTTGCACGCTGGTGGAAAATTTGGTGGTGCCAACAGTGGATATTCTGTCTCGGGAGGTTTGCACGGTGTTGGTTTGTCTGTTGTTAATGCCTTGTCTGAG TCACTAGAGATAACAGTTTGGCGTGATGGAATGGAATACACACAAAAATATTCTCGTGGAAAACCAGTGACAATTCTAAAATGCCTTGTGCTTCCAGATGAAAGGAAAGATAATCGAGGGACACGTGTTAGATTTTGGCCCGACAAAGAAG TTTTCACCACTGCTATTGAGTTTGATTATAGCACAATAGCTGGACGGATTAGGGAGTTAGCTTTCCTCAACCCAAAG CTTACAATCACACTTCAGAAAGAGGATAATGATCCAAATAAAGCtcaatataacaaatatttttatgctGGGGGGTTGGTCGAATATGTGAAATGGCTCAATGCAGATAAG AAAGCTCTTCATGACGTTCTGAGTTTTAGAAAAGAAACTGATGGCATCGCAGTTGATATAGCTTTTCAATG GTGTGAAGATGCATACTCAGATACAATACTGGGATATGCTAATAGTATACGCACTATTGATGGTGGCACTCATATTGAGGCCATGAAGGCTTCTATAACAAGAACGCTGAATGGTCTAGGAAAGAAGTCAAAAGTTATTAAG GATAAGGATATTACTTTAAGTGGCGAGCATGTTAGAGAGGGTCTAACTTGTGTAGTCTCAGTCAAGGTCCCAAACCCTGAGTTTGAAGGACAAACAAAG ACAAGGTTAGGAAATCCAGAGGTACGAAAAGTGGTTGACCAATCTATTCATGACTATCTTACTGAGTATTTAGAATTGCATCCAGATGTGCTTGATTCAATACTTTCTAAAGCTCTCAATGCTTTTAAG GCAGCTTTGGCAGCAAAAAGAGCGAGAGAATTGGTGAGACAAAAGAGTGTATTGAGATCTTCATCTCTTCCGGGAAAACTAGCTGATTGTTCATCTTCAAATCCTGAAGAATGTG AAATCTTTATAGTTGAAGGTGATTCAGCTGGAGGAAGTGCTAAGCAAGGGCGTGACAGGCGCTTCCAG GCCATTCTCCCTCTGAGGGGTAAGATTCTGAATATTGAAAGGAGGGATGAAGCAGCAATGTACAAAAATGAAGAGATCCAAAATTTAATTCTCGGGCTTGGTCTTGGTGTGAAG GGAGAGGATTTTAAAAAGGATGCACTCCGGTATCATAAGATTATTATTTTGACTGATGCTGACGTGGATGGTGCTCACATCCGAACTTTGCTACTGACATTTTTCTTCAGATATCAG AAAGCATTGTTTGATGAAGGTTGTATTTATGTCGGTGTTCCACCATTGTACAAG GTTGTCCGGGGAAAACAAGTGCACTATTGCTATGATGAGGCTGACCGTAAAAAGCTTCAAAAATCGTTTCCTCCGAATGCATCATACAACATGCAACGGTTCAAAG GGTTGGGAGAGATGATGCCTTTACAACTATGGGAAACAACCATGGATCCAGAACGGAGGTTACTGAAGCAATTAAAAGTTGAGGATGCAGCAGAAGCAAGTGTTGTTTTTTCCTCTCTTATGGGTACTCAG GTGGATATTCGGAAGGAACTCATACGAAATTCTGCAACCATGATTGATCTTCATCAGCTAGATATTTGA
- the LOC108329366 gene encoding DNA gyrase subunit B, chloroplastic/mitochondrial isoform X2, producing the protein MAQVLLYRPPLLRFMASRFFTRSSFHTRFSSLPSSTLTKTRTSFHLRKSWVPCSVSITATPRAFMSSVPTTEAFQKSESSTAYGSDQIQVLEGLDPVRKRPGMYIGSTGPRGLHHLVYEILDNAVDEAQGGFASRIDVVLLADGSVSITDNGRGIPTDLHPVTNKSALETVLTVLHAGGKFGGANSGYSVSGGLHGVGLSVVNALSESLEITVWRDGMEYTQKYSRGKPVTILKCLVLPDERKDNRGTRVRFWPDKEVFTTAIEFDYSTIAGRIRELAFLNPKLTITLQKEDNDPNKAQYNKYFYAGGLVEYVKWLNADKKALHDVLSFRKETDGIAVDIAFQWCEDAYSDTILGYANSIRTIDGGTHIEAMKASITRTLNGLGKKSKVIKDKDITLSGEHVREGLTCVVSVKVPNPEFEGQTKTRLGNPEVRKVVDQSIHDYLTEYLELHPDVLDSILSKALNAFKAALAAKRARELVRQKSVLRSSSLPGKLADCSSSNPEECEIFIVEGDSAGGSAKQGRDRRFQAILPLRGKILNIERRDEAAMYKNEEIQNLILGLGLGVKGEDFKKDALRYHKIIILTDADVDGAHIRTLLLTFFFRYQKALFDEGCIYVGVPPLYKVVRGKQVHYCYDEADRKKLQKSFPPNASYNMQRFKEIYLWSPSSPSHLFLTHFLALQTQWVGRDDAFTTMGNNHGSRTEVTEAIKS; encoded by the exons ATGGCGCAAGTTCTTCTGTATCGTCCTCCTCTGCTTCGCTTCATGGCTTCTCGCTTCTTCACCCGCTCTTCCTTCCATACGCGTTTTTCTTCTCTCCCTTCTTCTACTCTCACCAAAACCAG GACGAGTTTTCATCTGAGAAAATCATGGGTTCCCTGCTCGGTTTCAATTACTGCTACCCCAAGGGCGTTTATGTCTTCTGTTCCTACCACTGAAGCTTTTCAGAAAAGTGAAAGTTCCACAGCTTATGGTTCTGATCAAATTCAG GTGCTGGAAGGCTTGGACCCTGTGAGGAAAAGGCCCGGGATGTACATTGGAAGCACTGGCCCTCGAGGGTTGCACCATTTG GTGTATGAAATTTTGGATAATGCTGTTGATGAAGCTCAAGGTGGGTTTGCTTCCAGGATTGATGTTGTTTTGCTTGCAGATGGTTCTGTGAGCATCACTGACAATGGTCGTGGG ATTCCCACTGACTTGCATCCAGTTACAAATAAATCTGCCTTGGAGACAGTGTTGACG GTCTTGCACGCTGGTGGAAAATTTGGTGGTGCCAACAGTGGATATTCTGTCTCGGGAGGTTTGCACGGTGTTGGTTTGTCTGTTGTTAATGCCTTGTCTGAG TCACTAGAGATAACAGTTTGGCGTGATGGAATGGAATACACACAAAAATATTCTCGTGGAAAACCAGTGACAATTCTAAAATGCCTTGTGCTTCCAGATGAAAGGAAAGATAATCGAGGGACACGTGTTAGATTTTGGCCCGACAAAGAAG TTTTCACCACTGCTATTGAGTTTGATTATAGCACAATAGCTGGACGGATTAGGGAGTTAGCTTTCCTCAACCCAAAG CTTACAATCACACTTCAGAAAGAGGATAATGATCCAAATAAAGCtcaatataacaaatatttttatgctGGGGGGTTGGTCGAATATGTGAAATGGCTCAATGCAGATAAG AAAGCTCTTCATGACGTTCTGAGTTTTAGAAAAGAAACTGATGGCATCGCAGTTGATATAGCTTTTCAATG GTGTGAAGATGCATACTCAGATACAATACTGGGATATGCTAATAGTATACGCACTATTGATGGTGGCACTCATATTGAGGCCATGAAGGCTTCTATAACAAGAACGCTGAATGGTCTAGGAAAGAAGTCAAAAGTTATTAAG GATAAGGATATTACTTTAAGTGGCGAGCATGTTAGAGAGGGTCTAACTTGTGTAGTCTCAGTCAAGGTCCCAAACCCTGAGTTTGAAGGACAAACAAAG ACAAGGTTAGGAAATCCAGAGGTACGAAAAGTGGTTGACCAATCTATTCATGACTATCTTACTGAGTATTTAGAATTGCATCCAGATGTGCTTGATTCAATACTTTCTAAAGCTCTCAATGCTTTTAAG GCAGCTTTGGCAGCAAAAAGAGCGAGAGAATTGGTGAGACAAAAGAGTGTATTGAGATCTTCATCTCTTCCGGGAAAACTAGCTGATTGTTCATCTTCAAATCCTGAAGAATGTG AAATCTTTATAGTTGAAGGTGATTCAGCTGGAGGAAGTGCTAAGCAAGGGCGTGACAGGCGCTTCCAG GCCATTCTCCCTCTGAGGGGTAAGATTCTGAATATTGAAAGGAGGGATGAAGCAGCAATGTACAAAAATGAAGAGATCCAAAATTTAATTCTCGGGCTTGGTCTTGGTGTGAAG GGAGAGGATTTTAAAAAGGATGCACTCCGGTATCATAAGATTATTATTTTGACTGATGCTGACGTGGATGGTGCTCACATCCGAACTTTGCTACTGACATTTTTCTTCAGATATCAG AAAGCATTGTTTGATGAAGGTTGTATTTATGTCGGTGTTCCACCATTGTACAAG GTTGTCCGGGGAAAACAAGTGCACTATTGCTATGATGAGGCTGACCGTAAAAAGCTTCAAAAATCGTTTCCTCCGAATGCATCATACAACATGCAACGGTTCAAAG AAATATACCTGTGGTCCCCCTCTTCCCCTTCGCATCTCTTCCTCACCCACTTTCTTGCATTGCAAACTCAGTG GGTTGGGAGAGATGATGCCTTTACAACTATGGGAAACAACCATGGATCCAGAACGGAGGTTACTGAAGCAATTAAAAGTTGA
- the LOC128195449 gene encoding uncharacterized protein LOC128195449: MAGLGTPSLSATPTITSAKLNWKNYLSWSSSVELWFLGQGHHDHLEQDVSTVPEEEKSQWKKLDFQLCAVLWQSVEPEVLEILRPYKSCSSFWRKAQDIFANDVQRLFDATQRVTSLKQNNHDMVTYIGTSRAAVEELKNFFVADSLEGLNKKFDKFYMVLILRGLHSDFDHVRDQMLAGDQVPSMDSLVTRLLRVPSLVKDESSIGGIETSAMVAPQGRGGGRGNRGGRGGRGMRPQCTYCKRIGHTREKCYALHGYPDKVAHVSKSDDLEPKISNEEYQEFLKYKSGKSSHPDQSSSMSNVSTACISQFVEGHNPWILDSGASDHISGTWYGSPDWRRT, translated from the exons ATGGCTGGTCTTGGAACACCGTCTCTCTCTGCTACTCCAACCATTACTTCTGCAAAACTCAATTGGAAAAACTATCTATCTTGGTCTTCTTCCGTGGAgttatggtttcttggtcaaggacaccatgATCATCTTGAACAAGATGTTTCCACCGTTCCTGAAGAAGAGAAATCTCAATGGAAGAAACTTGATTTTCAACTATGTGCTGTCCTATGGCAATCTGTTGAACCAGAAGTCTTAGAAATTTTAAGACCTTACAAATCGTGCTCTTCCTTTTGGAGAAAAGCTCAGGATATCTTTGCTAACGATGTGCAACGTCTCTTTGATGCAACTCAAAGAGTGACTTCCCTCAAACAAAACAATCATGATATGGTTACTTACATAGGAACGTCCCGTGCTGCTGTAGAAgaattgaagaatttctttgtgGCTGATTCTTTAGAAGGCCTAAACAAGAAGTTTGATAAGTTTTATATGGTCTTAATTTTAAGAGGTCTACATTCAGATTTTGATCATGTTCGTGATCAAATGTTAGCTGGTGATCAAGTTCCATCAATGGACAGCTTAGTTACTCGACTTCTTCGGGTACCTTCATTAGTTAAAGACGAAAGTTCAATTGGTGGTATTGAAACATCAGCTATGGTAGCaccacaaggaagaggaggaggcagaGGCAACCGAGGAGGACGTGGTGGCCGTGGTATGCGTCCTCAGTGCACATATTGTAAGAGGATAGGCCATACTCGAGAGAAATGTTATGCCTTACATGGATATCCTGACAAAGTCGCTCATGTTTCGAAATCTGATGATCTCGAAcccaaaatttcaaatgaagaatatCAAGAATTTTTGAAGTATAAGTCTGGAAAATCTTCTCATCCTGACCAATCCTCTTCCATGTCCAATGTGTCAACTGCCTGTATATCTCAATTTGTGGAAGGTCACAATCCATGGATCCTTGACTCAGGTGCCTCAGACCATATCTCTG gaacatggtacgggtcgcctgattggagaaggacatga